A genomic region of Acidobacteriota bacterium contains the following coding sequences:
- a CDS encoding slipin family protein — protein sequence MQLLLVPVILFVFWILNCIKIFNEYERGVIFRLGRLVPKPRGPGLALILWPIDRVMRVSLRTIVLDVPPQDIITRDNVSVKVNAVVYFRVMDPNRAIVEVENFHYATSQISQTTLRSVLGQVNLDDLLSQREKLNADLQSILDRHTDPWGIKVSMVEVKHVDLPPDMQRAMAKQAEAEREKRAKIIHAEGEAQASAKLGEAAAVISQNPVTIQLRYLQTLTEIAAEKNSTIIFPVPVDFLKAFIAPGGKALP from the coding sequence ATGCAACTGCTGCTCGTCCCGGTCATCCTGTTCGTCTTCTGGATTCTCAACTGCATCAAGATCTTCAACGAGTACGAGCGCGGCGTCATCTTCCGGCTCGGCCGGCTCGTTCCCAAGCCGCGGGGCCCCGGCCTCGCGCTGATCCTCTGGCCGATCGATCGCGTCATGAGAGTGAGCCTCCGCACGATCGTCCTCGACGTGCCGCCACAGGACATCATCACCCGCGACAACGTCTCGGTGAAGGTGAACGCGGTCGTCTACTTCCGCGTCATGGATCCGAACCGCGCCATCGTCGAGGTGGAGAACTTCCACTACGCCACGTCGCAGATCTCGCAGACGACGCTGCGGTCCGTCCTCGGGCAGGTGAACCTCGACGACCTCCTGTCCCAGCGCGAGAAGCTCAACGCCGACCTCCAGTCGATCCTCGACCGGCACACGGACCCCTGGGGGATCAAGGTCTCGATGGTCGAGGTGAAGCACGTCGATCTCCCGCCCGACATGCAGCGCGCGATGGCGAAGCAGGCCGAGGCGGAGCGCGAGAAGCGGGCGAAGATCATCCACGCCGAGGGCGAGGCGCAGGCTTCGGCGAAGCTCGGCGAGGCGGCGGCGGTGATCTCACAGAATCCCGTGACGATCCAGCTCCGCTACCTGCAGACCCTCACCGAGATCGCCGCGGAAAAGAACTCGACGATCATCTTCCCCGTCCCGGTCGACTTCCTGAAGGCCTTCATCGCGCCGGGCGGAAAGGCCCTTCCGTAG
- a CDS encoding SPOR domain-containing protein, with amino-acid sequence MAEESRSQIREFELQTRHLAAIVVLMALLCISSFLLGRWVERQATRATEIGSPRTGESGTVPVEDVNRELTYFRTLEEDHAAPKIEAAAPPEKQLPVRVESKRDPAAASAEAPAAGPPATHAGLLIQVMATKDPRAAEALRVRLAAKGYPVSITAGDAPAEAGMRKVKVGPYAGRAEAERIARRLQSEERLRTWIP; translated from the coding sequence ATGGCCGAGGAGAGCCGCTCGCAGATCCGGGAGTTCGAGCTCCAGACGCGGCACCTCGCCGCGATCGTGGTGCTGATGGCGCTCCTGTGCATCTCGTCGTTCCTTCTCGGGCGGTGGGTCGAGAGGCAGGCGACCCGCGCCACCGAGATCGGGTCGCCGAGAACGGGGGAGTCGGGGACCGTCCCGGTCGAGGACGTGAACCGCGAGCTGACGTATTTCCGGACGCTCGAGGAGGATCACGCGGCCCCGAAGATCGAGGCGGCTGCGCCCCCCGAGAAGCAGCTCCCCGTGCGCGTCGAATCGAAGCGGGATCCCGCGGCCGCCTCCGCGGAGGCGCCGGCGGCCGGCCCACCGGCGACCCATGCCGGTCTCCTGATCCAGGTGATGGCGACGAAGGACCCGCGCGCGGCCGAGGCGCTCAGGGTTCGCCTCGCGGCGAAGGGATACCCGGTCTCCATCACCGCGGGGGACGCGCCCGCCGAGGCCGGAATGCGGAAGGTCAAGGTCGGCCCGTACGCCGGGCGGGCCGAGGCGGAGAGGATCGCGCGCCGCCTGCAGTCCGAGGAAAGGCTTCGGACCTGGATCCCCTGA